The DNA sequence ATTCCTAGAAAGACAAGCATATTATTTGTCCAGTTAATGCATATTCAACCTCCGAaatgcttcaaatttcaaacagGCAGCAACAAATGAACATATTGGAATAAACTGTCAAAAACTCTAAGCCAATCAAGCACGCAGAACAGATTTCATAACAAAGGCATTCATTTCCCTTTTCTAAATTCCATTATTTCCGAGTAACCGATCAAAGCGAATCTtccaaaaaactaaaaaaataaataaaaaaattaaagcatgcTTGATGCGAAATTAAGAACATAATACCAACAATAAGGGAGAATACGGAATaccaaaatacataatacaGAATCGCCGATTGACATAAATGAAACTCAGAACACACAAAAACACACAATCAGCCTTGCAATTGGATGACAATCGACCTTAATTTCTTATCCAGTTGGCTTTGCCAATCTTGTCATGAATGTTAAAGAGGAAAATAGCAATAATTCAAAGCGAATTGCAACAGAATCCATcaacaaaaaatttccttttttacttctaaaaaatataatccgtttttaaaaaaatggcagATATTCAACATAAACATTCATACGTTCCTAAATCTGAAACCTAATCTCGAAATCCCACCAGAAGTATCGGATCTGAGGAGAAAAGCAAcgcaaacaaaaccaaaaaaaaatcctaaaattcaagatgcatgcacTAGATCTAGAACCGTAGGGAccgaatatataaataatcggGGACGGAAGAATTGCAGGCGCATGAAATCTGATAGAACCTAACTActaggaatgaagaaggatggGAATCATGGGATACGGGGCAGGAAAACTCGCCTGAGTCGACCCGGTGTCTCTGAGCTGGTATGTGTTTCAATTAGATCCCCAAACTTCCCTTTTTTCTGTTTGAGTACTTCGGAATCAACGATGCTGCGAATGTTTCTTCCGAGTCGATTTATATGATACAagtgaataattaaaaaaaaagagttaatcCCGTGTAAATCACGTCGTCAGAAtcgaaaattttatatattatgttataaattttatatattataaatgttatgttatatattattttatattatctttCCATTGACTACTTTtgatttacttaaaaaaaattaagagatcgaaaattattatatttataaagtgaaatgaaagtaaaataaatatataatatataaaaaaaattattgagttgtaatatttttatttctcattatccttatatttttatagttgagattataattttagatctatactcatatttgttattgttaagtttgtaatattaactttattatatgttaaaatctaaaaaatatttatattttttgttaatatgcagttatattttttttttatagatattatagcTACTAATCGtatttcaagtttaatttttaAGTGAGATTATGTAATCAGATAAGATAGGTCGGTCATATGAGTCAGTTCAACtcgtttatataaaataagttgaaataAGTTGTATTATATAACctattatttaaattgattatattaagatttgaatttttgatCATTTAGCTTAACTGGTTGTATTtggaataatttatatattcgaATATTCACgacttaaaataataagaacACAAATTTCCACCTTTACCCTCAAGCCACATAAGGATTGCCATATCCCCGTTGATGCAAGTAGCCTGTCACCACCTCGAGGTGGTCGGCttctttgttttataaaaaattttatttttaaacaatcGTGTGAtacattttaagaaatattttaataatttaataaattaaagtgacttGATGTAgtttgttaaattataaaattatttttattataaaatagatctaataaatcatatgaaattacgttaatttataaaattatttttttgtatcccTTTGTGACTAtaagaaaactcaaaaaatatataagacttttattttttgagaaaaaaaaaatataagacttATAGATGATATGTAGTTTTATGACACATTCGAATTGTAtgcatattcttttatttttatatatatatatatatatatatatatatatatatatataaaaagagacGGAAGGTTTCGAATCTAAATTTTCTATTAAAGAATCGGGTCACATGTTAACAAGCCTGCTATTAAGCTCTTGGTATGTGAGCATTCCTTTACTTACACAAATGTTACATTTCAAATGACACGTTAtatgccaaaaaataaaagaatattaaacaatattcaagacagttaaaattttaaaagcatgtTACATGcacgttaaaaataaaaattaaaacatattaaaagaaattaatataaagatACTCTATATTGTCGTTTCCATGAGTAATATTAAGTAAGTGACATTTTaattgtaaatgaaaataaaaatatcgtttgaaaaataaaaaagaaaataaaaaaattgtagtaTATTCATAGGGGTCGGTCAaacagataaatatataaaagtatttttataaagagaaatgatatttgcagtcgtggttgtgcaagtggcgtgcagtcgttttaaaaaaaataaattaatatgagatctaaataaaaaaaaactaactttttaatcatggacccactctttttcaaagcgattatgCAACGTTTacaatttcacgactgtatgtagcattgctcttttataaatatgtaaaaatatctTTCTTCTTATAttgttgttatttatttatttatttttcaaaaaagtctACTTATATTAATAGAAAGCAAACGTATCGCACCCATCAGGACTCACGAGGCGCAGTCTACTTATATTGTTGTTATTACTTATTAGAACTTATTAGAACAAAATAATTGTAATTAGAAGAGAAAACAGATAAAGCAATATTCATTGGGGACGGTCAAACTtcaccactctctctctctctctctctctctctctgcccatAAATAATGAAACTCCGTCATGAGATATATTCTGTATCTGTGGACTAAAACCTCTCTCTGTTTCAAACGCCTGAAACTCGGTTAATAAAAGGCAAAAGCAAGAAATTTCCTTTCCTCTTCCTGCACCAAAACACATCCATTACTACGGCCAGCAATCACTGCTACTCCTCTCATTCTCTCCCGGGAAAATGACCCGGTGTGTTCCTAGCTGGGATTTCGATAATAATCCTAACCCTGCAAGCCTCTCACTTCGCTATCACTCGAATTCCAGTACTACTGATGGCCCcatgtactctctctctctctctctctctctctctctctctctctctctctctctctctctctctctctctctcggatttatatatattctcgTCTTCGAGGTTGTTTGATTAATGTGTTCAGTGGCaatctcttatatatatgcaGGTTTGAAGTAGCAGAGCTGACATGGGAGAACGGCCAGCTAGCCATGCACGGCTTAGGTCAGGCACGCGCGCCTGTCAAACCCATAACCCCTGCCATCGCCAACACTACCGAAAAGCCCACTTCCAATTCCAAGTACAACACCACCTGGGAAAAGCCATGCGCTAGTGGTACCTTGGAGTCCATTGTCAACCAAGCCACCGGCTCGCCACCCGAGCCCAAAGAACCCTCCCCTTCACATGGCTGCAGCCAACACCCGGTCCACCGCGAAGCTATTGCTGCCACCCCCTCGGCCACCATGACCATGGACGCTTTGGTGCCATGCTCCAATCTGACCTCCGAGGTCGACCAGGCCACGCAGACACAGGGCCAGGTGGTGGACGGACTCGGCACTTGCGTCGGGTCCTGCAGCGGTACTGCAGCCACCACAGTACAGGACAAGGACGTCTTCCTCGGGGGAAAAGGAGCCGGGGAGGAGCGTGTCACCGTCGAGTGGAGCAGCAGAGACGAAAGCTTCACTGGCAGCGCCACCTGTGGGATGGACAGCCATCACCAAACTGATCTAGACACGTGTGAGAGGGACCTGCGAGTTGGGTCACCGGAACAAGCCTGCTCTCCCAGCAAACCTTCCACAAAGGCCACCACCACCGCCGATGACCATGATTCCATTTGCCACAGTTCACCGCCGGTAAGCAGGCGCTAAtaaattcttttccttttgtacTTTAATGATTCAAAAGCAGTCTTCTTTTTACCAACTTCAATAATTCCTTCTGATTGTTTTCAGTCGATGGAAGATTCCCCTCAAGTTTTGATATCTttgtgttgttgttgttgttgtttttttttttttttgtgtgtgtgttgtTATTCATTTCcgtatttatttaattgctGTTCATGGAGTACAAATTTGTGAAGAGGGAGGGAGGTGATCATACCAAAAAGAAGGGAACCGGGAGATTCAGTACTGTTTCAACTAAAAGAAGTAGAGCTGCTGCAATTCATAACCAATCTGAACgggtaactctctctctctctctctcacacacacacacacgcacatacGGATAAGGTGTTAACCATGCTTTAGACTTTTAGAGAAAAGGTAGATACTTTTGAGTTTGAGGACAGTGATATGATTGGGAATCTGGGATTCATtagaaaagtaaataaaatgattaactGATGGATATTAAAGCCTCAAACTACGCACGTACCTGCCCAAATGGGTAGAGAACTATGTATCATGAATTGATATGTATAGAAAACATGGGGAGAATGTATTCCAAATTTGAGATATATTAATTGTGTCTATTTCAGAAAAGGAGAGATAAAATCAACCAAAGGATTAGCACACTGCAGAAGCTGGTCCCCAATTCAAGTAAGGTATATATGCTGTTCCTTTTCTGGTCTTTTCTCTGTCACCTTTatggtaattttactttttccaGCACttctataattctttttttttttttttttttgtgctcaATTAGACTTTGTATAATTCTACTATACGTAAGTCTTAcacgttttatttttaaatagtaaacTCTACATTTTTTCAATAGAAGTGATGCGTGTAACATACCTACTCTAaaattgtatctaatattactcttataaATATGATAAGCTAATGATTAATAATGATGAATGATATTGATTCTGGTGACTATAGATTTTgactatttgaaaaatatgtagaaaaatgatgataaataatttgtaaatagtaatgtactatttgtgaatagtaatgaagtaATCTGAAAAAACTCGAGAACAATTATATTTCTAAACACAGCCTTTACTTGTTTTCCTCGACCGGAAAtcccaaaaaataagaaaaaaagggaaaataaaaacaatggaAAAATCTCATATATAGCATCTAGGAAATGTCCGACATGTTATGGAAAActaatgaaataatattatattttgtaattatttacaCCTTGTCATTTGTATATATCACATGTGTGGGAGTTGATAAAGATATAAAAGAAGCCTCAAAGATATTGGCAGTAATTGGCCAGCTACGTGCGATAGATGCATGCATGTGGTCCTAACATGGCTAGATATATTTGTATACAAATAGCGTGCATTTTGGAACTAGCAAGTCCGATGATCCTAGTCCACACATGTAATTGATATGGTGGATAATTTGGTATATATGGAGACCCCGACCGGGCCGACCCACTTTCTTTTTATACGTTAAATTTACTTtagaatataaagaaatttacaatctaatattTTAAGATCTAACGTGTTACAATAAGTTACGTTAATTTTTAAAGGTTACTTTTGTAAAATCCTTCGTAAACTTAATGGTATACTGTTCAATCTTCTCAGAGGGCAACAGATCTGTTCATACATAAACATGTATACAAAATTATTGGTTGCTAACTTGCGATTCATCTTGCACGTatatgtgtatttatatatatacacgtacgtACTTACGTACTTTGTTGCATTATTAACTGATCAGACTGACAAGGCTTCGATGCTTGACGAAGTGATTGAATATCTGAAGCAATTGCAAGCTCAAGTCCAAATGATGAGCAGAATGAATATGCAACCTGCAGCAATGATGTTGCCAA is a window from the Carya illinoinensis cultivar Pawnee chromosome 14, C.illinoinensisPawnee_v1, whole genome shotgun sequence genome containing:
- the LOC122294522 gene encoding transcription factor UNE10-like isoform X1 codes for the protein MTRCVPSWDFDNNPNPASLSLRYHSNSSTTDGPMFEVAELTWENGQLAMHGLGQARAPVKPITPAIANTTEKPTSNSKYNTTWEKPCASGTLESIVNQATGSPPEPKEPSPSHGCSQHPVHREAIAATPSATMTMDALVPCSNLTSEVDQATQTQGQVVDGLGTCVGSCSGTAATTVQDKDVFLGGKGAGEERVTVEWSSRDESFTGSATCGMDSHHQTDLDTCERDLRVGSPEQACSPSKPSTKATTTADDHDSICHSSPPYKFVKREGGDHTKKKGTGRFSTVSTKRSRAAAIHNQSERKRRDKINQRISTLQKLVPNSSKTDKASMLDEVIEYLKQLQAQVQMMSRMNMQPAAMMLPMTMQQLPMPMMAQMGMGMGMGFGMGTMGVDMNNTNHRSNITGGISPHVLHPTHAAFMPIASWPDASSDRFQATSHAAIIPDPLSTFLSCQSQGITMEAYSKLAAMYQQQQQQPPPSS
- the LOC122294522 gene encoding transcription factor UNE10-like isoform X3, with the protein product MTRCVPSWDFDNNPNPASLSLRYHSNSSTTDGPMFEVAELTWENGQLAMHGLGQARAPVKPITPAIANTTEKPTSNSKYNTTWEKPCASGTLESIVNQATGSPPEPKEPSPSHGCSQHPVHREAIAATPSATMTMDALVPCSNLTSEVDQATQTQGQVVDGLGTCVGSCSGTAATTVQDKDVFLGGKGAGEERVTVEWSSRDESFTGSATCGMDSHHQTDLDTCERDLRVGSPEQACSPSKPSTKATTTADDHDSICHSSPPYKFVKREGGDHTKKKGTGRFSTVSTKRSRAAAIHNQSERKRRDKINQRISTLQKLVPNSSKTDKASMLDEVIEYLKQLQAQVQMMSRMNMQPAAMMLPMTMQQLPMPMMAQMGMGMGMGFGMGTMGVDMNNTNHRSNITGGISPHVLHPTHAAFMPIASWPDASSDRFQATSHAAGITMEAYSKLAAMYQQQQQQPPPSS
- the LOC122294522 gene encoding transcription factor UNE10-like isoform X2, with amino-acid sequence MTRCVPSWDFDNNPNPASLSLRYHSNSSTTDGPMFEVAELTWENGQLAMHGLGQARAPVKPITPAIANTTEKPTSNSKYNTTWEKPCASGTLESIVNQATGSPPEPKEPSPSHGCSQHPVHREAIAATPSATMTMDALVPCSNLTSEVDQATQTQGQVVDGLGTCVGSCSGTAATTVQDKDVFLGGKGAGEERVTVEWSSRDESFTGSATCGMDSHHQTDLDTCERDLRVGSPEQACSPSKPSTKATTTADDHDSICHSSPPREGGDHTKKKGTGRFSTVSTKRSRAAAIHNQSERKRRDKINQRISTLQKLVPNSSKTDKASMLDEVIEYLKQLQAQVQMMSRMNMQPAAMMLPMTMQQLPMPMMAQMGMGMGMGFGMGTMGVDMNNTNHRSNITGGISPHVLHPTHAAFMPIASWPDASSDRFQATSHAAIIPDPLSTFLSCQSQGITMEAYSKLAAMYQQQQQQPPPSS